A single region of the Salvia miltiorrhiza cultivar Shanhuang (shh) chromosome 8, IMPLAD_Smil_shh, whole genome shotgun sequence genome encodes:
- the LOC130997668 gene encoding pathogenesis-related protein PRB1-3 — MGRPMTRARVCIFLIIAAALAASAAATVVHSTPKKQLRKRRPAHNKVGGLIPAVFVPTLNLEQQDYLNAHNDFRRSAGMPALTWDAKLAAVAQAWAERRRGDCNYRRHSSSPYGENIFFMKYREFSPRDVVQWWFSESKMYDSRQLRCRCAPEREGCECGHFLNVVWRNTKKVGCSGIVYCNDQGGVYIVCEYDPPALMSGANPFTGLRS, encoded by the coding sequence ATGGGAAGACCGATGACGAGGGCAAGGGTGTGCATTTTCCTGATAATCGCCGCCGCCTTGGCGGCATCAGCGGCGGCGACGGTCGTGCACAGCACCCCAAAAAAGCAACTGAGGAAGCGGCGGCCCGCCCACAACAAAGTGGGCGGACTGATCCCGGCGGTCTTCGTGCCGACCCTGAACCTGGAGCAGCAGGACTACCTGAATGCCCACAACGACTTCCGGCGGTCGGCGGGGATGCCGGCGCTGACGTGGGACGCGAAGCTGGCAGCGGTGGCGCAGGCGTGGGCGGAGAGGCGGCGCGGGGACTGCAACTACCGGAGGCACTCGAGCAGCCCCTACGGCGAGAACATCTTCTTCATGAAGTACAGGGAGTTCTCGCCGCGGGACGTGGTGCAGTGGTGGTTCAGCGAGAGCAAGATGTACGACAGCAGGCAGCTGCGGTGCCGGTGCGCGCCGGAGAGGGAGGGGTGCGAGTGCGGGCACTTCCTGAACGTGGTGTGGCGGAACACGAAGAAGGTGGGATGCAGCGGCATCGTTTACTGCAATGATCAGGGCGGCGTCTACATCGTGTGCGAGTATGATCCGCCCGCGCTCATGTCGGGAGCCAATCCCTTCACCGGCCTCCGTTCTTGA
- the LOC130997654 gene encoding serine/arginine-rich splicing factor RS2Z32-like translates to MPRYEDRYGSTTRLYVGHLSSRTRSRDLEHVFSRYGRVRDVDMKRDYAFVEFSDPRDADDARYNLDGRDVDGRRIIVEFAKGVPRGPGGVREYVGRGPAPGSGRCFNCGIDGHWARDCKAGDWKNKCYRCGERGHIERNCQNSPKKLSSGRGRSYSRSPVRSRSPRRGGRSRSRSFSRSRSYSRSRSPAARRGRDADYKERRSRSPRGESPDLKRDASPTKSRKLSPTPDRDAPRERSASPSRGRVETEQDGYNSDSPKETSRSPVSPAARRYDESPYEENGRNRSPSPREDRSPVEDDDPVRSPRGSESP, encoded by the exons ATGCCACGTTACGAGGACAGATATGGGAGCACTACTCGCCTCTATGTTGGTCACTTGTCCTCACGGACCCGATCTCGCGATCTTGAGCATGTGTTTAGTAGATATGGCAG AGTACGCGATGTGGATATGAAGCGAGACTACGCCTTTGTT GAATTCAGTGATCCACGTGATGCTGATGATGCTAGATATAACCTGGATGGTCGAGATGTGGATGGACGCCGCATTATTGTGGAATTTGCCAAGGGT GTGCCACGTGGGCCTGGAGGGGTTCGGGAGTATGTGGGCAGGGGTCCTGCTCCAGGTTCTGGCCGCTGCTTCAATTGTGGCATCGATGGTCACTGGGCTCGTGATTGCAAAGCTGGAGACTGGAAGAATAAGTGTTACCGCTGTGGGGAAAGAGGTCACATTGAGAGGAACTGCCAAAACAGTCCTAAGAAGCTTAG TAGCGGACGTGGTCGAAGTTACTCGCGATCTCCTGTAAGGTCACGTTCTCCTCGCCGTGGTGGCCGCAGTAGGAGTAGAAGCTTCAGCAGAAGCCGCAGTTACAG CCGGTCAAGGTCCCCTGCCGCCAGAAGAGGACGTGATGCTGATTATAAAGAAAGGAGGTCAAGAAGTCCACGTGGTGAAAGCCCAGATCTTAAGAGAGACGCTTCTCCTACTAAATCAAGGAAGCTCAGCCCAACACCTGATAGAGATGCGCCTAGAGAGCGAAGTGCTTCACCTAGCAGAGGCAGGGTGGAGACTGAGCAAGACGGGTACAATAGTGATAGCCCAAAGGAGACTAGCCGTAGCCCTGTGAGTCCTGCAGCTAGGAGGTATGATGAGAGTCCTTATGAGGAAAATGGCCGCAATCGCAGCCCCAGCCCAAGAGAGGACAGAAGCCCTGTTGAGGATGATGATCCAGTACGGTCGCCCCGAGGCAGCGAGTCTCCTTGA